The Mesorhizobium sp. M3A.F.Ca.ET.080.04.2.1 genome contains the following window.
GAATTCCTGTTCCAGTATGTCGGCAAAGGCAATGTCGGTCAGCGGCGTGATCGGCGACCACAGCATCAAGCGGGCATGGGAATCGGTGATGCCTTGGATGCCCATGGCGATGCGGGCGACGCTGCTGACGTCGAGGTCGGGGTCCTCCAGCCGGCGCCGGACGATTGCGGTGCATTCGCCGATCAGTTCATCGCGGGGCAGGGTGAGAGTGTCGAGGCGGCGCTGCTCCTCGGCGATGACCTGGCCAGCATAGTCGATGACGGCGACGGAGAGGAAATTCAGCGACAGCACCACCGTGACCACCGCAGCCGCCTCGGGGTTGAGGGCAAGGCCGACCTGTGGCCGCCCCCGCTTCAGCGCTGCCGCCTCGCTCGCCTTGCTCTCGGCGAGTATGCCTTCCTGAATAAGGTCGGAGGAGATCGCGGATATGGTCGAATGGCTGAGCCCGGTGGTGGCGGCGATCTCCGTGCGCGACGGCTGCCCACCCCGGCGCACGGCCGCAAGCACCATCGCACGGTTGCGCCGACGCAGGTCGTCGTGGCGGATTCCCACCGACATCGTTTGCATTCCTCCCAGTCACCGCAGGCTTTCCGATGACATGGGCAGCGGGTGACAGGTGTGGATAGTGGCAGAACCAGGCGAAGCTGTCATTATTTATTGCGGAACCCGAAAAAAAGTTGCTGTCAGCTCAAAAACCCTCAGAATCGCAGTTGACAGCACTCCGCCATTGGATCAGTATTTTTTCGAGGCTCGAAAAAAAGAGCCTTGTGCCGGCCTTCGGGCCAGACTAGGTCGCGCCACGCACGGCGCAGGGAGGATATCATGAAGAAATTCGCAGCCGCCATGCTGGCGGGCGTCGCCATGTCGATGACGTTGGCCCCGGTCGCAGAGGCGAAGGACAAGGTCATCGGCGTTTCGTGGTCCAATTTCCAGGAGGAGCGCTGGAAGACCGACGAAGCGGCGATGAAGGCGGCGATCGAAGCTGCCGGCGACAAATACATTTCCGCCGACGCGCAGTCCAATCCGGGCAAGCAGCTGACCGATGTCGAAAGCCTCATCTCGCAGGGCGCCAACGCGCTGATCGTCCTGGCGCAGGACGCCTCGGCGATCGGGCCCGCGGTGCAGAAGGCACTGGACGAAGGCATCCCCGTCGTCGGCTACGACCGGCTGATCGAAAACAAGGACGTGTTCTACCTGACCTTCGACAACAAGGAAGTCGGGCGCATGCAGGCTCGCGAGGTGTTCAAGGCCAAGCCCGAGGGCAACTACGTCTTCATCAAGGGCTCGGGTTCCGATCCGAATGCCGATTTCCTGTTCTCGGGTTCGATGGAAGTCCTGAAGGAAGCGATCGACAGCGGCAAGGTCAAGAATGTCGGAGAGGCCTATACCGACGGCTGGCTGCCTGCCAATGCGCAGAAGAACATGGAACAGTTCCTGACCGCCAACGACAACAAGATCGACGCCGTGGTCGCCGCCAATGACGGCACCGCCGGCGGCGTCGTCGCGGCACTGACCGCGCAAGGGCTGGCTGGGACCGTTCCGGTGTCGGGCCAGGACGGCGACCACGCCGCGCTCAATCGCATTGCGCTTGGCACGCAGACTGTGTCGGTGTGGAAGGATGCGCGCGAGCTCGGCAAGAACGCCGCCGAGATCGCCTCGCAACTGGCCGACGGCAAGAAGATGGCCGACATCCCCGGCGCCAAGGACTTCACCACGCCCGGCGGCAACACCGTCAAATCGGTGTTCCTGACCCCGGTCGCGATCACCAAGGACAATCTGAACGTCGTCATCGACGCCGGCTGGATCAAGAAGGACGAGGTCTGCGCGGGCGTTGCCGCCGGCAGCGTCGCGGTCTGCAACTAACCAGCCGACCGAACAGCACGCCGCGGTCGAGAAAAGCCGCGGCGTTTGCCAAGGACTTTCC
Protein-coding sequences here:
- the xylF gene encoding D-xylose ABC transporter substrate-binding protein; the protein is MKKFAAAMLAGVAMSMTLAPVAEAKDKVIGVSWSNFQEERWKTDEAAMKAAIEAAGDKYISADAQSNPGKQLTDVESLISQGANALIVLAQDASAIGPAVQKALDEGIPVVGYDRLIENKDVFYLTFDNKEVGRMQAREVFKAKPEGNYVFIKGSGSDPNADFLFSGSMEVLKEAIDSGKVKNVGEAYTDGWLPANAQKNMEQFLTANDNKIDAVVAANDGTAGGVVAALTAQGLAGTVPVSGQDGDHAALNRIALGTQTVSVWKDARELGKNAAEIASQLADGKKMADIPGAKDFTTPGGNTVKSVFLTPVAITKDNLNVVIDAGWIKKDEVCAGVAAGSVAVCN